AGCATCATAATCATACGATGTTATCTGCGGTAAATCTTTACGCCCTCTTGCTGAGCAGCCATTCATGAAACCAAAATTGGTACCACCGTGAAACATGTAAAGATTGATACTGCCTAATTCTAAAACCTCTCCAACCGCATCTGCTAATTCTTCAGGATCTCGCTTGATAATTTCCTCACTCCAACGATTGAACCAACCGTCCCAAAATTCCATACACATCAACGGCCATTTTTTTCCATGACGTTGGTGAAGATTCCTCAATTGAGTGAAATTCTCTTTGGCTTTTGAACCAAAATTACCTGTGCTTAAGATATCTTTCTCTAAAAACATACCAGATGTCTGCGCTTCATCCCAAGCACCATCTGAGGTGAAAAGTGGTACGTTGACCTGATTTTTTCTCATTAAGTTATACATAGCCAATAAATATTCTTTATCCTCACCATATGATCCATATTCATTTTCCAACTGCATCATAATGACAGGTCCACCTTGATCGACTTGCAGCGGACTAATTTGTTGAAACAATTTTTCATAATAGTTTGCTACTTTTTCAATAAATAGAGGATCACTAGAACGATTTCTCATATCAAGATCGTTCAATAACCAAGCAGGTAACCCTCCAAATTCCCACTCTGCACAAATATAAGGGGATGGACGTAAAATAACGAATAATCCTAAGTCTTGTGCCAAATATACAAATTTTTGAATATCTAGATGCTCCGTAAAATCAAATTTTCCTTCTTCTTGTTCGTGTAAATTCCAAGGAATATATGTTTCCACTGTATTAAATCCTAAGGCTTTCAAGTTGTATAACGAGTGATACCATTCTTCTGGTCTAATTCTAAAATAATGTATAGCCCCTGACATGATTTTATACGGTTTCCCATCCAGTAAAAAATCCTCTTTCACTTCAAATGTATGCATTCCGACCTCTCCTTTAAAACGCTTCCAGTTAATATATTAACATATTAACTTCTTTGCGTAGGATTTGTCAATAAATATCTTTTTTATTCTGTATCATTAAAAATCATGGCTATTTTTCAACATTTAACTTATTATATTAAGTAAGAGAAAAATGGAGGTGTGCTATGAAAATCCCAAAGTATCAGCAAATAAAAAATGACTTACTAAACAAAATAAAATCCGGCGAATTTGAGCATGGTGATCGTTTTTATAGTGAGAACGAGTTGATCAAATTGTATAATGCAAGTTCTATCACTGTAATCAGAGCGATCCAAGAATTAGCATCAGAAGGCTATCTGGTACGTTATCAAGGTAAAGGAACATACGTCTCACGTTCTAGAAAAAGAAAACTGGTTGAATTTACAGATATAGAAATTTTTGCAGGTAAAACTGAAACTGTTGAAGTTATCAGCATCGTAGAAGAATCTGATCCAACAATCCTTGAAGAGCTAAACTTACAACCTGACCAAACATACAGACGAATCACCCGAGTTCGTAAAGTCGACGATATTGCTTTTATTTTGCATTTTACTTATATGCCAAATCAATTTATCAATCCTGAGATACAAGAACTAAGTTACTATGACTCAATTTACGAGAGATTTAAAACAGAATTTGGGATCCACATGTATGATGAGCATGCAACTGAAACAAACGAAATTTTATTTCCTACACCAAAAAAAGTGGCAAAACTTTTAGCTATTTCAGAAAGTGAACCTGTCGTTTTCCAGAAAAAAAAGACAACCTTACAAGATGGAACAGTAGCAGAATATGTTGAAAGTTATAAAAAATGGGACTACTATAAAATCGAATTCTCAACCTATGAAATGTGATGCTCGACACATGTTAGAAACGCGCTTGCAATACGTCCTTCGTTTCTTATATGTGTCATTTCCAAGCTAAAGAATGAAACCGCTTAATTTTCTTCAGATCGTTTATTATGTCAATAACATTTAAGGAGTTGTTCCAAATGATTCATTTGATTTGCCCAAATCCAGCCATCGACCGAACACTTTTAGTAGAAAATTTTACTTCTGAACGACCTAATCGCCCTTATGAAGTAAAAGAATTTGCTGGCGGGAAAAGTTTTAACGTCGCTTATGCACTAGACTTTGAAGATTCGACTGTTCCTTACTGCATCCATACGATTTTAGGCGGGCGAAATGGCGCGTTTTTAAAAGAACTTGCCTCAATAAAAGATATTCATTTAGAAATAACCGATGTGGATGTCAATACACGATTTTGCACTATCATTGTAGATACAAAGACCCATAGAATTTATCCCATTTATGAAAATAGTTTCGTGTTGAATCCCCTTTTATTAAACAAATTTACCAAGCAATTACTAAATACGATCCAACCAAAAGACACCGTTGTTTTTTCCGGGTCCTTAATGAAAGGAATGCCTGATGATTATATTGCCCAGATTCAAAATCAATTAAAAGGGCAAAATATTCGCTTTTTCATTGATACTAGTGGTCCCGCTTTGGTTGAAGCTTATAAGGGAAAACCTGATGTGATCAAAATCAATGATGAAGAACTAAATGATTTAGTTCCTGATCGCACCTTTAAAGAGTTAGAGGATTATGTCAACTTTCTAAATTCAGAAACAGCAGCAGCCATTCCCTATTTCATCGTCACACTTGGGGAAAAAGGGGTTATCGCAAAATTAAATCAACAGATTTATCATCTTTTTGTCCCACCAGTTCAGGCGAAAAACCCAATTGCCTGTGGTGATTTCTTTTTAGGTGGATTGGTCAAATACCTGACATTAGGGTCCTTAAAAGATATTGATGTCTTAAAAAAAGCGGTTAGTTATTCAACAGCTAATGTGCTTAACTGGTTCCCTGAAATGAAACAGCTTGATATCGATCGAATCGAACAAAAAATTATCATTAAAAAGCTATAACAAAATAAATACACTCATTCCTCTTGACCTGATACGCGTTTCATACTTTATAGTTGAAAAAAAGACAGGAGGAATCGATTTATGATGAATGGTATGCTTGAATTAACTGATTTCTTAGGACTCGATTATTACTTTGTTTCTTTATCAACTGAAAAAGGAGTACTTGTGATTCGTAGTTTGAATAACTATTGCAAACCAATTGATAAAGCAGTAGAATTGGCTAAAATAGACGGATTAACGTTTGGAGAAGAAGGCGAGCTTGATTTTATTTGCTTTGATTATGAAGGAGAACATTTTCACTTTATTGATTACGGAAATCACTTGATGCCTTTTTTAAGCCGGATTCTGCGTTCTGTAAGCGTTAGTTACTAGGTTTGAAAGGAGTCATTTATGGCAAATATTCGTGATATTGCCAAGCTATCTGGTTATTCAGTCACTACCGTTTCTCGCGTTTTAAATAATCATCCTTATGTATCTGAGGAAAAACGAGCAAAGATATTGAAAATCATGCACGAACTAGATTATATACCCAATGCCAAGGCGCGTGATTTGAGTAGTGGTAAATCAAAACATATTGCGGTCATGATCCCTTATGCCAACCACCCTTACTCTGATAAAATCGTCAGCGGTATCTTGAATGCTGCGTTTGACGAGGGCTATAAAGTGACCTTACTTCCAACTAATTATGATCCTGACATCGAGAAACACTATTTGGATGAATTAGCTGCAAAAGCTTGGGACGGTATGATCATTACCTCAAAAAAAGTTTCTTTTGAAACCATTACACATTATCTAAAATATGCACCGATCGTTTGTTGTGAAGATACGGGTAATTTCCCTATTTCCTGTGTTTCAATCAAACGTGAAGCATCCTATGTTGATCTTTTTACAAGTTTGAAAAAACAAGGCTATCATAAAATTGGTTTAACAGTCGGACGTACTGAAAAAGAAAGTGCTAGTACTGGATTGGTGTTACAAGCTTACAGTGATATCATCGGCTATTTTGATGAGTCAATGATTGTTAGAAACTGCCGTACATACGAAGATGGTATCCAAGCGGGAATTCATTTTGCACAGTTAAAAGAACTTGAAGTGATCGTCACCAATGGCGATGATGTTGCTGCTGGTATTTTACAGCATGTTTCTCGAGACCAGGTGACAGTGATTGGAGAGGAAAATTTACTTTCCAGCAGACTGCTTAATTTTTCGACGATCGATCACCATATCGATCAGTGTGGGGAAGCGGCTTTCCATCTTTTGTGGGAAGAAGTAAGAAGAACGGTGTCCATTCCTTATACATTTATTAAACGCCAATAGGATCATCAAGCTCTATTTACGCCAACTAAAAAGGAACTATACAAACCCATTATCTGTGGTATTGTATAGTTCCTTTTTAGTTTATCTCTTATGATATGTCAATGCTTGCTCAATACAAAAAGTCAGTTCATTGACTGGTAGTTCTTTTTCAGGATCAATAACAATTGCTCGATTCTTAGAAAACTCGAAAACATCACTAAATAACGCTCTAAATTCCTCTACTAAAGTCGTTTGACAGTGAAAGAAGACCGCGATTTTTTCATCACCAAAACGATCGATACGGATTGGACTGCCTGACTTGCTTACTTTCGTTGCATAAGAAGGCTGATGCCATTTTAAACTTTCTTCTAACTCACCAACAACAGTTAAATTCGCTGCTGTAACAAAAATCAGATCACGAATTGCCAGTAAAGGTTTTCGATATTCTTCAGGATAACGTTCAAAAACAGTTGCAACACTTACATCAGTGATTTCTTTCATTTTATCCCTCTTTTACTGTTTTATAGGTATCCATAATTCACAGAGATAATCTGCCGCTTCCATGTCTCCAAGCGGATAAAACTCTATTCTCGGAATCTCAGTATTTTCCAAAATTGACTCATCTAGCCACGGTGCATACTTTTTTTGTTTTAATTGCATCAAGTTATTAAGCTCAAAAGGCTGGTTTTCATCGATGGCCTTAATTCCTGCTGAAATCGCGCCGATACACTTAAATATTGCCCAAGAGGAGGCTGGAAATGGGCGATCATTTAACTCGTTTTTAGCAGATTCCTCATGATTTACACTTGTTCCAATCGTATAGTTAAATTGTTCTTTTTTACTCTCATTACTATCAGAAACACCTAATACCCCCTGGACACTGCCATCTGAGATAGACACCAGCTGATTGATTTTTTCGTCTGTCAAATTTGACCAGAAGTGTGATATTGCATAGAAATTTTCATTGTTTTCGATCTTAGCTATTTCTTTTGTGTATCCTCTAACAGTGAATGCTGCTTTTTGCTCAACTCGATAATTCATCGTATCATCCTCTTTAACGTGATGACTATAAATTAACATAAAAATGATGACAACTTTATGTCATCATTTTCACTATTTCTAAAGAATCACCTATCAGCTGAAGTGAAAACTTCTGATACATCATCGTCTTCTTCTAGTTTATCGATCAGAATTTGTAGTTGTTCTTGTTGCTCTTCTTCCAGTTCTACCAAGGTTTGCGGCACCATCGTCAATTCCGCTTGTGCCAATGTATAACCATCTTTCTCTAAGGTATCTCTGACTGTAGTAAAATCTTCTGGTGCCGTATAAATTTCAAACACTTCTTCAGATGTTTCCAAATCCTCTGCGCCTGCTTCCAATACATTTTCAAACATCGTATCTTCATCAACCGAAAGACCTGAGCGCTCAATTGCGATATACCCTTTGCGATCGAACATATAACTCACGGAACCTGTTTCACCTAAAGAACCGCCATTTCTAGTAAAAGCAACTCGGACATTCGTTGCTGTACGATTACGATTGTCTGTCAAAGCATAGACTAAAATCGCTACCCCCGCTGGTCCATATCCTTCATAAGTAATCTCGTCATAGTGCTCATTTTCTCCCGCACTACTGGCTTTTTTAATTGCGCGGTCAATATTATCATTAGGCATATTAGCCGCTTTGGCTTTATCCATAACCAATCTTAACGCTGCATTAGTTGCTGGATCTGCTCCTCCTGCTTTAGCCGCCATATAAATTTCTCTTGATAATTTTTGAAAAATCTTTCCTCGTTTCGCATCCTGTGCATTTTTTCTACCTTGAATATTTTTCCATTTACTATGCCCTGCCATTGTTATTCCTCCTATTTTAAAAAGTGTATCTTGCTCATCCAGCATCTTATCTTTTTTCCGAAAGACTCACTCTTAAAGCTAGATAATCTAATTTAATTTATTACCTTCTATTTTACTATTCTTCCTAATAGTTGCAACCTTTACTCTTATTTGAGACAGATTACAGTAAAAAAGGTAAGACACCTATTGAAATCGGTTGTCTTACCTTTTTTTCATTTTAATCAACAACATCTAGCTGTAAATTCACATCACGCAAGCTGAACATTTCTCCATCTTTAAATGGAATTGTACATTCTTCTTGCGCTCCGCTCAATAATTGAATATTGATGCACTCTGTATCTGGAAAAATTCGATAGGCCAACATCCCTAAGCTTGGGATCGTTGCAGTATCTCTTGTCTGCTTTTTATTAATAATCACACGTTCCAAATTTAATCACTCCTTACTTATAGATTATAGAAGGATTTCTTTTGAATTAGACTATTTTCTACGTAAGATTTTTTTCATTTAACTATAATAAGGGCAA
This genomic stretch from Enterococcus haemoperoxidus ATCC BAA-382 harbors:
- a CDS encoding glycoside hydrolase family 35 protein; its protein translation is MHTFEVKEDFLLDGKPYKIMSGAIHYFRIRPEEWYHSLYNLKALGFNTVETYIPWNLHEQEEGKFDFTEHLDIQKFVYLAQDLGLFVILRPSPYICAEWEFGGLPAWLLNDLDMRNRSSDPLFIEKVANYYEKLFQQISPLQVDQGGPVIMMQLENEYGSYGEDKEYLLAMYNLMRKNQVNVPLFTSDGAWDEAQTSGMFLEKDILSTGNFGSKAKENFTQLRNLHQRHGKKWPLMCMEFWDGWFNRWSEEIIKRDPEELADAVGEVLELGSINLYMFHGGTNFGFMNGCSARGRKDLPQITSYDYDALLDEQGNPTEKFFAVQRKVHALFPDIKQSEPLRKSVLEPAVAQLKEKVSLFSVVELISQHKSSKYPENMEKLNQNYGYVLYRAKISKHSDEEFIRVIDASDRVHVFLNQAKIATQYRDEIGEKIFCHPNEARNQLDILVENMGRVNYGHKLLADTQRKGIRTGVMADLHFICEWDQYNIDFSKLDDIDYKQPWIEGTPAFYRYEFAVENPADTFIDLQKFGKGVVMINGFNLGRFWNVGPTLSLYVPASVLKTGANEIIVFETEGEWASELNFDKQPKYKEIQEG
- a CDS encoding GntR family transcriptional regulator, producing the protein MKIPKYQQIKNDLLNKIKSGEFEHGDRFYSENELIKLYNASSITVIRAIQELASEGYLVRYQGKGTYVSRSRKRKLVEFTDIEIFAGKTETVEVISIVEESDPTILEELNLQPDQTYRRITRVRKVDDIAFILHFTYMPNQFINPEIQELSYYDSIYERFKTEFGIHMYDEHATETNEILFPTPKKVAKLLAISESEPVVFQKKKTTLQDGTVAEYVESYKKWDYYKIEFSTYEM
- a CDS encoding 1-phosphofructokinase family hexose kinase; translation: MIHLICPNPAIDRTLLVENFTSERPNRPYEVKEFAGGKSFNVAYALDFEDSTVPYCIHTILGGRNGAFLKELASIKDIHLEITDVDVNTRFCTIIVDTKTHRIYPIYENSFVLNPLLLNKFTKQLLNTIQPKDTVVFSGSLMKGMPDDYIAQIQNQLKGQNIRFFIDTSGPALVEAYKGKPDVIKINDEELNDLVPDRTFKELEDYVNFLNSETAAAIPYFIVTLGEKGVIAKLNQQIYHLFVPPVQAKNPIACGDFFLGGLVKYLTLGSLKDIDVLKKAVSYSTANVLNWFPEMKQLDIDRIEQKIIIKKL
- a CDS encoding LacI family DNA-binding transcriptional regulator; amino-acid sequence: MANIRDIAKLSGYSVTTVSRVLNNHPYVSEEKRAKILKIMHELDYIPNAKARDLSSGKSKHIAVMIPYANHPYSDKIVSGILNAAFDEGYKVTLLPTNYDPDIEKHYLDELAAKAWDGMIITSKKVSFETITHYLKYAPIVCCEDTGNFPISCVSIKREASYVDLFTSLKKQGYHKIGLTVGRTEKESASTGLVLQAYSDIIGYFDESMIVRNCRTYEDGIQAGIHFAQLKELEVIVTNGDDVAAGILQHVSRDQVTVIGEENLLSSRLLNFSTIDHHIDQCGEAAFHLLWEEVRRTVSIPYTFIKRQ
- a CDS encoding DUF1801 domain-containing protein codes for the protein MKEITDVSVATVFERYPEEYRKPLLAIRDLIFVTAANLTVVGELEESLKWHQPSYATKVSKSGSPIRIDRFGDEKIAVFFHCQTTLVEEFRALFSDVFEFSKNRAIVIDPEKELPVNELTFCIEQALTYHKR
- a CDS encoding GyrI-like domain-containing protein — its product is MNYRVEQKAAFTVRGYTKEIAKIENNENFYAISHFWSNLTDEKINQLVSISDGSVQGVLGVSDSNESKKEQFNYTIGTSVNHEESAKNELNDRPFPASSWAIFKCIGAISAGIKAIDENQPFELNNLMQLKQKKYAPWLDESILENTEIPRIEFYPLGDMEAADYLCELWIPIKQ
- a CDS encoding YebC/PmpR family DNA-binding transcriptional regulator, producing the protein MAGHSKWKNIQGRKNAQDAKRGKIFQKLSREIYMAAKAGGADPATNAALRLVMDKAKAANMPNDNIDRAIKKASSAGENEHYDEITYEGYGPAGVAILVYALTDNRNRTATNVRVAFTRNGGSLGETGSVSYMFDRKGYIAIERSGLSVDEDTMFENVLEAGAEDLETSEEVFEIYTAPEDFTTVRDTLEKDGYTLAQAELTMVPQTLVELEEEQQEQLQILIDKLEEDDDVSEVFTSADR